From a region of the Chlamydiota bacterium genome:
- a CDS encoding BolA family transcriptional regulator — MTAEQIKSRILEWAKGTEAQVIDLTGTQDHYQAVIISPIFTGKMMMEQHKMVYALFQKEIQSGELHALTLKTYSPEQHENPNIKNQNDNAKLKMSPLQ; from the coding sequence ATGACAGCAGAACAAATTAAGTCAAGAATTCTCGAATGGGCCAAAGGAACTGAGGCCCAAGTCATTGATCTTACGGGCACCCAAGATCATTATCAAGCCGTGATCATTTCTCCAATCTTTACTGGAAAAATGATGATGGAACAACATAAAATGGTCTATGCTTTATTTCAAAAAGAGATTCAGTCTGGGGAACTTCATGCCCTCACTCTTAAAACTTACAGTCCAGAGCAGCATGAAAATCCAAATATCAAAAATCAAAATGACAATGCAAAACTTAAAATGTCTCCCTTGCAATAG